The sequence ACAATacactgacagagagagagagagagagagagagagtatataCAACTGTTTGATGAGCAGCAGGGCAATAAATTCATTAATCATCATTATATGCCTCATCAAACCCTTTGCCAGTCTCTCCATGGGAGTTACACAAATTAGCCAGTAAAATAGCAGTAATTTTAGAGGAGCTAGGTAAGTGCTTTTTGATTGCTTTCTTGAACAATGCTTCCCCTGACAAGCTAATAAATCAGATCTTTCTATACTTTAAGTGCAGCTACTATGAACCCAATCTGAGCTCCCTAAACAAGAAAAGGAGGCAGTGTGGGACAAGAGGTTTTACTACAGCCAAAGCTCTTTCACAGATTTGTTTTGGATTCCTCTTCTTTATTCTGCAACAAAGAGGCCCGGGTACAAAGCTTTTGATATCTGAATGAACTGCTGTCATGTCTCCAGATGCAACCGGGGATTTTCTCATATTGGCTCAATATAACCTAATGTTTGACTTGAGATGAAAAAGACCTGAGCCAACAGTGACCATATGATGAAAAATTCAATTAgctctttctccttttctttttttttttttacaggtctAGTTTTATACATAGTAGATTTAGTGAGATGCATAGGCAGATGCGTAGCTGCCAACTGCAAGCGTTTGTAGAGAGAATCCTAGCTGGCAGGTGATACATACCTACTACAGTGAGCATATCCTTTCATCCAGATGGTCATTCCATGCAAGACCAACAAATCATTCATCAGACTGGAAACGGCTCCTTTATTGAAAATGAGGTCAATAGATAATTTGAGCCTGGTTTGTGGCTGGCCATGTTAGCCTGCTCCAGGTATTAGCAACTCTCAGTTACTGTGTTAGATGGGACGTCTCAAGTGGGAAGGGATGCAGTTGGAGTAGTTAGCAGAGAGGGGGGTAGTTAGGGGTGGTCTTTATCTGTTAAAGCCCCTCTCTGATGAAATTACCTTGAAGTTGGCTGTAAACCATGCTGTTAATCAGGGTGCTGCAGCCAGCACACTCCCACTGGCATGCAGCCACtgcttgatttatttatttattttttggatggGTGATAGGGAAGAAAAAGGCCATTTTTAGCCCTTTTATCAACTTAATGTCTGGAACATTCAAGTGTCATGAAGCATGGACAAGAACTaaactcatttatttttcttcatgtttagGTTTAGATTTGGTTGCCATCTAATTtgtcttttaaattaaaaaatccaGCTGCTACTTGTGTGTACCAAATTCAGGTCAGCCATTGTAGTTGTTCCTGATTGGACAGTTTGTGAGTTGCAGCACTAGCAGGCGCTTTTGCTAAATTGGCACTGAGACACTGTCACACATGGGGTCCGTGCCGCTTGCTTCCTCTCATCGTGTGGGAGTGAGGGCCAGTCTGGAGCAGGGAGTTTTGGATGAGTCGAGCAGCAACAGCATCTCCTTGCCCCTTCTCATTAACGTTCTCTCCACACACTGCTGAATTGAGCACAGCTCAAAATAACTTGGGTGGGGGGTGGAGGGGGTTGGGGTGTTGGAGTCTGTGCCCCGTTTATCTCCATCTTGGGAACTGATCCAATTAAGTAAGTGCCCATTTACATCCATCAGACTACACCAAATTGGGAGGAAAAGTGGGAAGCTCACCACAAACAGAAAGAGCAGTGAGAAAAGGTCCATTTGTTGTGCAAGGTGGTTTGGAGAGGGTAAAGTGTCCCATATGAACAGTGGATAATGGTAATGTTACAGGcagtctatgtgtgtgtgtgcttatgttTGACTAAGTGTGTGTTCGCAGGCATTATAGCGGTCATTAGGACAGATATCTGTGTGGTAATGTGGAGCAGATGTTGCGAAGAAAGGGATCATTTAAAAGggcaaatgtaaataaacagtCAGGCAGCTTGGTGCCCCTCCTCCCTTGTGGACCCTGTGAAGTCACTGAAAGAAAACAGTTCATCAATCTCCTTCAAAAACATGAATATTGTGGAAAAAGAAGGCCTTATCATAAGTAGATAGACTCCCCTTTGGCTTCCATTAATAGTCCCTTccattacttttatttaagaATATCTTTAATATTTGATTGATAAAAACTTCTCAGTGAGATGGTACACTTTGTAAAATAGCAAGGTTTGACACAGAACACAAGCACTGGTGTTAGCTCACCTTTTTGACCAGAATGAGGGAGGAGCCATGTGAAGGTACAGACAGGACCTGTACTGAGTCACAGGAGGAAGAACCTGCCGGTGTCTCCACCTCCAGATTGGATGCACACACTTACTGCTCTGTGGCTGTGCATACCTGAGGGAGTTTGGCGTGAAGTACGATCTAAgtctctgtgtccgtgtgtgtgtgtgtgtgtgtgtgtgtgtgtgtgtgtgtgtgtgtgtgtgtgtgtgtgtgtcaccatCACCTCCTCTAGGGCAGGGCAGACCCCCCTAGTGTGAGCACCAGTGAGCCCTTACATGGGCACTGAACACAGGCCCTTTGCAGTCAGAAGGTCAAAAGCTCACACCACACTGCTGTCAGAGCAGAGTGGTCAATGGCCAGGACCTGTTAAGGAGTTAAGGTGCTTTCAGAGAAGGGTATTTCACTGTATGCATGTATTTGGGTGGTCattaatataaattaaaattagaCAACTCTACATAACTGAAACATTACCCAGCACTTAACTTGAATGGGAacctttaaaaattattatttatttttttttggggggggggggtaatcgACACATAATAATGCACCCAtctctaaacacattttttatattttctactGGAACTGAATCCTTTAGTTCTCCTTACCTGGACTGCTGGCCTCCAAAAACTTCATAGGTCATCACTCTTCCTTAATGTTTTTATAGATATGTtttgttaatgtgtgtgtgtgtgtgtgtgtgtgtgtgtgtgtgtgtgtgtgtgtgtgtgtgtgtgtgtgtgtgtgtagcggTGGGGGTGGGTCACTTTAAACATCTCACAGCTGAAAATTACACGTGTAATCTCTCCCAGAGGAGTTCTATagagaaatagaaaaacagTCCGTGAAGTGCACAAAAATAGTGGTAAATCACTCTCTGCCACCTTATCGGGGCCGCCTTGCCATGTGTTCAAAAGCGTTTTATAACTTCACTTAACATGAACGTTGGAAGTGTAAGAGGCTCGAGAGTGACGCGAATTTGAGGCTTTCAAAGGTGAGCAAATATGCGCTCACGAAAAAATGAAGTCGTTTCACAAGCAGTTAGTCCCACACACGGCCCATGTGAACCTCGTCGACTTCGGACTCAAGTCCGCACAGATTCTGCAAGAGGCTAAAGCTGAAATATTATGTCCCTAATTAGCCTTCTCATAGAGGAAATCATGAGGATTAAATAGCCGTGAGCTTTTTTTGAACATCCCAAGAAAACGTTTTTTACAcctaaggaaaaaagaaaaaccgaATGCCCATTATGTTGTGACATGTTATGTAAGCAttacaacataaaataaataaataaaaacgtattttctttcttttaagtaTTATAGCAGCAAAATGAGGTTGCCACTGTGAGCTATTATAGGGTAAAGGGAGTTTGAAGAGGAAACGTGAGAATCCGGTGAAATAAGTGTTTTGCAGCCGTCTGCGAGTCACAGATAAGACCgcgttttcttaaaaaaaacccaaaccaaaacaaaaaaagtaaataaaaaataaaataaaataaaaacatccttTTATTTCAGCATTCTTTTAGACATTTGTATCTGGCAAAATTTGTGTTGCTAATCATACCCACTGCCACTAATCTGTGCAGGTCAAGTAAAGCGGGTGTCTATTTACACATTTGAGCTAAATTTGACCCCAGCTTTTATGTGTTGTATCAGTATGCTGTTTATAAGATGTACCGTTTGCTCAGTTGAGTAATCCTTCAGCGATATTGGGAATGTGTGTATCAACAGGTTTTGATTTCACCTTGTAGTCTGACATACAGTAGCATGTGATAGGCCTTCGCAGAACGGTCCAGTGGCAAGTGTGTAATCTGTTTGGGCCTCAGTGTCTTTGCCTCTGCAGCAAATCTCTTGCCAAACCGAGCAGCAGTTTCCAGCAGGTCCGTTCCAAATAGTGTCAAATTAAAGAAGGGTAAACTGATCTACACCAGATTATCCCAGAAACAGCATTCGATATACacgaaattaaatgaaattaaagttttaaaaatactttacgTTAGTCTGTGCTGTAAAATTTccctacagatttttttttcttttaaaacttttcttttatttcgtTTTTTAACCTCCCTAAATATTCGACAAAAACTGGATATTTGGTAAACTGCTAAATTACGTGGATGTCCCTATGATAAACGTGCGCTCTTGGCTTCCCAGATAAGTACAGCAATGAAAAGCATGATACAAGGCCATAGATGCCAGACTCTCACTTCATTGCACCCTGCCATTCCCAAAAGTGtcgaaaacaaacaagaaaccaCCGTTTACTCTTGTTATTCATTAGACTTATAATAGCACTATTTTCAGTCACCAGTGAAAGTCTCCCTTATGAcactcaagcacacacataatatgcataaataaaacataatgagCGGCACATTTCAGGGTTACGTTTTTTTTATGACAAAGGATATAAAATGTCAGTTTCCCCCagtctatatatacatatatatatatacaaaattcTAATTACGGTACGCAATAATTCGATTTTAGACGCTTGGGTAAATAATGAATTCACTTCTTCTCGTCTAAACAGGAAAATTTAAGAGTTCGTTCAGTACATTTTAATTAGGGGTCAGTTGCTACCCTTAAAATAGATGTAAAGAAAGCCGCGGGCCTTTATTTTCGGTTTGGGCGGGAAAAAATACTTTAATTGATATGATGACGGTATGCGAAGAccgaagtttttttttctcccctcaaagctgcttttaaacgctcaacaacaacaaagtcgGTGTGACTGCAAAGACCTTATCCAGCTCTTTCTCCCGTGTTTCTTCTCCTGTCGGATTATTTTCCCCATTTTCACACGTGGGAATGGTTTCACCCCTGCTTAGTATTCTCACATTGTAGCAATTCCAACAATGAACCGACACGCCATTCAAGTAGAGGGGTAAGCCAGGCAAAGTTGCAGAGCCTATCCTTCTAGGCTGCCATGCCTCTGATGAATGGCTGTAAATTCTGTGCTCTTCCTTCACCAGTCATAATTGATTGCATATATATACGTGTATAGCGTCATCACAGACGTTGGTTACACCCAAAAacacgcatatatatatatatatatatatatatatatatatatatatatatatatatatatatatatatatatatatatatatatatttacaaacTTGCATCTTGCATAATCTTAAAGTATTTACCTATCTGCACAGATATTTTTTATGCCGCAGaaatactgtttatattttCCCCCTGAAACATTTCAGTCAGATTCAGTCAAATCTGAGAAAACGGCGCAATTTCTAATAAAACTCTACTACTCTCTTAGGGGACATTGCATGGGACAGTCCAGTCCTCCTGGGGTCAGCAAAgagatagagaaaaaaaaaaacctaattaTGCTATTTATCCGGCTGATGTGTCGCAATCACtgttcacacacactctgtcagATTAAAAATAGAAGGCCCGAATAGAGGACATTAAGGCTAAGGGAATTATATAAACCTCAGGGGAGATTTCAAACTGAAGAAGGGGAAAGTAAACTATAGCGATTAATGGCAGCCATAAACAAGAGCAGCCTGTCCCACCCTATTAGAGGTCAACAGTATCcccaataataatgataataaaggtaattatacatatattatacatatatgAAATAGGGCCTTCTTATGTTTGGTATAGAACCGTTCCAATacatgacaataataataatattagtaataataataatgatataatcatcatcacaaaaaaataactttttccttcttattaagttattttttttcttctacacAGTTCCATCTTTGatttcaaaaaatgaaaaaaatgtttgaaaaaattgtattgcattttataaaagtaattttttttttatttgtgttcttaATGTCGTTTaggtatgtatgcatgtattattattgttgttgttgttgttgttgtcattgttaTTTTTTGTATAGCCGCTTGCCAAATTTCCTTCAAATTAGCTATAATCCTTATAATAACTGTGACAATTGTATGTGGCCATTGgcttcacttctttttttcccctttcttttttcttttccttttttttcttccatcaggccatttGATCGGGGATGGGTCTCTGTGACGGATTAGCCGAGTCCCCCCTGAAATTAGGAGCAAGTGTGACACCTACCTGCAGAAGTTGGAAGAGTTAGCGAGCAGTGCCTTGCTACAGGCTACACGCTATCATAATATCCTTCTGCATCTGCTGTGTGCATGACAGCATTCTCGCTTTACTTCAAACTAATGTTTCACATCTAACGCGCTATTAAAGAGGCTCTCCATTAATGATATATAATAGGGCAGTATGTTCTAAATGCATCGCCGCGTCCCTTTTAACAGCTTTGCCACGCCTTTGGAAAATAGCAATGAGGTCTAAATTTGGCATAAAATCGAGCTCATTACGGAGTTCACCACCTGATTGCTCTGCATAAAACACGGGAGGTAATTGGGTTAAATGAGTGGTCCTTGGTATTGTTATTATATATCAATGTCCACATTTAGAAGTCTGctcaaaaaaaggggaaaaaatgaggcCTTGTGAGCAtttccaagaaaagaaaaaaagacacaagtcTCAGATTAAACTGTAAGTGTTTTGCTCGAAtcgttctttttttcattcgtTGAAACTCTATGAAAATGTGCCAAAATAAAACGGCTCTTTATGTCAGATATTCCAACatcgtttttttttcctttttcttttttttcttctttttttgcaggCCCCTTTTTTGTTTCAAGTTCGCCAGAGTTCTCATtgccatgtttttttaaaaaaataattaccgTTGAAACATCTGTCACGGTGATAAATTGAATTATATCTTCGCATAGATTAACTGACAGTTAAGCATTTTAGACACGTATCAGGGATTACCaactgcacccccccccccccccccaaaataatcgctgcacaaatatatatatattttttatccaTAATTTACTTCAAAGATAGTGTGTTGtccattttaaatacaaaaatgctACATTAAATATACATGTTAGTCTTTAATACAAATAGACTCAGGCGGCTGCAGCGATTAAGACCATTCTTGTTACATTTTAAGATTAACCattcaaaacttaaaaaaaaaacgaggatAAGCATTTACTCAGAAAATAACTGTTCTCAGAATTTGCTTCACCGTTGCtcttttttcttatctttttttttaatgcaaccaaaataaataaatgtccgTAGTGAGTGGAAAATATTCAGGTATTAAATGTTCGACATACCTTTCTTTAGTTCATAAGGGGATTCTTTACAAAGATCTACCTGCGTTTGGCCTCTGACTTTCTGGCTCTCCCTTACCAAAGCCTCAGCTCTATTTAACACAGTCTGGTTTAATCCATTGAAATGTGCCGTGGAGCCCGTGGTTACCGAGCCGTGGTTACTGTGAAGGTGTCCAAAACTGCCACCATAGTTCGTGTAGCCAGGGTAGAAAGCGGAGGTGTAGTACAGAGGCCTGGATAGGACTGTGCTGTTGGGGAGCGGGCACTGAGGGGATGATCGTGATGGAGAAGCGCTAGTGCCTATTACAGTGCTCTGACCCAAACCAGGGCAAGACTGTGACACCTCGCCGCTGCCCTTACACCTGTCTGAGGACGTGGCGATTTCCGCAAGGGACCAGAGTTTGGGTTTAGGAGCAGAGGGGGGCGAGTGGATAACAGAGGTCACGTTGCTGGTGACCGTACTCGATGCATGGCTCAAATCTGACGGCTTGTCTTGTTGCGCAAGCTGGTTCCCCCGGGGCATCGCTGAAGGAGACGACGTGGTTGGTTTCGCAGAATCCGGCAACAACTCTGTAGTCCGCTCCTCCTGGTCTTTTAACTCCGTGTCACTCAGAAGGTGATCCGTGTCTTTGCTAtggttttcttctttaaatctgTCACAGCCTATGTCCCCTGGGTTAAGAAGTTTGTGAtctaaagcacacacacatacacacacacgcacacacacacacacacacacacacacacacacacaaggagacCACAGTTACTTCCAAATAAGCATTAAAATGTTCGTAAAACTCTAGCATGTGTTTCAGATGATTATCAAGCAATTAAACACAGATGCAAACTGAAAGTGGGTgtgcaaaaaaatatttggGTACCTTTGCACGTTTCTCTTGCAAATTATAATTGTGCTATAAAATGTTCTCATAAACATGTAAAAGcctaaaaaggaaaatgaactcCCCCCCATAATTATGACTTATGAGTTTATTAAAGTCTGAGCATTCACTACACCGATTAAATGTATTTCAAGTATCAAAATAGCTTTTGCGATGATAAGAAGCGTTTGTACAACTGTAGCCGAATACCAGCTCAATTCACCGGCTGCAGCCTTATTATGCAGTTAAAGATAAATTGACTGCTAAATACTTTGCGTCACCAGCAATTTCAGCCACTGAGAAGTCAAACGAGGGGAGTTCAAGGTGATTATTATTTAAAGCAATTGTCCcattataaataatatacaaCCATTAACCAGCAATCAATTTTGCACCCTGAGTGGAAAGACTGCGATGAAaaattgatgatttttttttttgcccccttttttttctgcaccaCCGACCTGCTTCCGTGTCTGTGGAGTCTCCCTTATCTGTGGGCTTGTTTGGCTCGTCGTCGTCGTTTTTCTCCAGGTCGATATTttcgtcctcctcctcgtcctcgcTCCGGTTCCGAGGAGTCCAGGTCATTTTGTTCTCCTTCTTTAGCCTCCTCCTGGCGTTGGCGAACCAGGTTGACACCTGGGTGAGGGTCATTTTGGTGATGATAGCCAGCATTATCTTTTCGCCCTTGGTAGGATAGGGATTTTTGCGGTGCTCGTTGAGCCAGGCCTTCAGGGTGGCGGTGGCGTCCCGGGTTGCATTTTTACGGTATGCTGGATCACCGTAAGGGTAGGTGCCCAAGGGTGCTGCGTAAGGATGGTATCCTATTGAGCCCGCCATGCCCGTAGTGTGGTCATAGGGAGAACTCTGTAATAAAAAACGAGAAAGTGTGCAAAAGTTCTGTTATTCTTTAAACTGCTGCAAAATACTTAGAAGGACTTGCGGCACACAAACGTAAACACACGTGCACGACTCCACACATAAACACGCATACGAATGGTCACGCAAGCACATACTCGTAATCGTGCAAGGGTGCACTGGCTTTAATCCAGCGGTTCGAGTATGGAGTCAATGTTTATGGAATGGTTTTGAACTTAATTGGATATTTGAAATGGGATTCGTGCTTCggtgttatttatttacttatttttattctattttaatttttgttttcttcacgtTAACGCGATGTGATTATTGCTGTTGCTACTGAAATAGAACATTTTCCAAATagaataacataaaaacattattcTTTTTCCTTGCCTGTTAAACAGCGATCAATCTTTAAGCAGTAGCAAATGGGCCtataaaacaaatatgaatTACTTACGTGGTAAGAGATCGCTCACAGGGAATAGGagacaattaaataaaattgttttcAGCCTTTTTAGTTTTACTATTTAAGTTTTATATTTGGACCAACTAATGGACTTACAAGAAAGAAACGCAGCGATGTAAGCTGCCGTCCGTTTCGTTCGGTCAGGAGCTTAGAAGCTTCGGCAAGACATTGTCTAATCTATTAAAAACGACTATTAATTTCAAAGCCACAACAGTACACGATCTTTTTTAGATTAGTTACATTTACTCAGGAGTATCTTTTCTGGACATGAAAATCTCTACTTTTCTATCCACGTACTTTTCTGTGACGCACATTTCTTCTCAATGGCTTGATTCCGACTGCGCAACACACACCTAAGGGTTCTATAACGAGTTAATTCCCCTCGCTTTTGCTACCTATTAGACTGAATAATCACCTTTAGTGTACTCACCACATATGAGGTGAACGTGGCAGCTGCCGCCGCGTCTGCATTATATGGCAAGTGGGAGTTGTAGCCTGGCGAGGCGCTGGTGAACGCGGTAGATCCGGCATATGGCGCAAACGCAGATCCCGAAGAGGATCTCCCAAGTTCCTCGGTTCTGGGTCCCGATATAACACTGGTGCTGTACGCGGGGCACGAATACAGGGCTAATGAAGCGGACGGCTGGTACAAGTAGCCCTGAGGATATGCCATGCTGGA comes from Astatotilapia calliptera chromosome 1, fAstCal1.2, whole genome shotgun sequence and encodes:
- the irx5a gene encoding Iroquois homeobox protein 5a; protein product: MAYPQGYLYQPSASLALYSCPAYSTSVISGPRTEELGRSSSGSAFAPYAGSTAFTSASPGYNSHLPYNADAAAAATFTSYVSSPYDHTTGMAGSIGYHPYAAPLGTYPYGDPAYRKNATRDATATLKAWLNEHRKNPYPTKGEKIMLAIITKMTLTQVSTWFANARRRLKKENKMTWTPRNRSEDEEEDENIDLEKNDDDEPNKPTDKGDSTDTEADHKLLNPGDIGCDRFKEENHSKDTDHLLSDTELKDQEERTTELLPDSAKPTTSSPSAMPRGNQLAQQDKPSDLSHASSTVTSNVTSVIHSPPSAPKPKLWSLAEIATSSDRCKGSGEVSQSCPGLGQSTVIGTSASPSRSSPQCPLPNSTVLSRPLYYTSAFYPGYTNYGGSFGHLHSNHGSVTTGSTAHFNGLNQTVLNRAEALVRESQKVRGQTQVDLCKESPYELKKGMSNI